Proteins from one Ardenticatena maritima genomic window:
- the purD gene encoding phosphoribosylamine--glycine ligase, which yields MRNILVIGGGGREHALAWALARSPRVRHVYVAPGNAGTEWPANPNATGLAPRASASRVPIAPDDFDALIAFAREHDVYMAVVGPEAPLAAGIVDAFQQAGVPIFGPSQAAAQIEASKAFAKAFMEQTGIPTAAHAAFTDYDAARAYLRQHPAPVVVKASGLAAGKGVIVCETQEEAEAALRMIMVDRAFGAAGDVVVIEEFLQGPEVSVLAFSDGRTVKRMPPARDHKRIYEGDRGPNTGGMGAFAPPPDVDEALLDEIEATILRPAVQGMLERGTPYVGVLYAGLMLTQDGPKVLEFNCRFGDPETQAILLLLESDLLDVFEACLAGRLDETNVQWRDGAAATIVLASPGYPGAYPKGLPIEGVERAAAHENVVVFHAGTARDEAGRLVTAGGRVLNISAYDADLERALQRAYAAVEEIAFEGMQYRRDIGKTVVEEQ from the coding sequence ATGCGCAACATCCTTGTCATTGGCGGCGGCGGTCGTGAGCACGCTTTGGCGTGGGCGCTGGCGCGTTCCCCCCGTGTGCGGCACGTGTACGTCGCGCCGGGCAACGCCGGCACGGAATGGCCCGCCAACCCCAACGCCACGGGCTTGGCGCCTCGTGCAAGCGCCAGCCGCGTGCCCATCGCGCCGGATGATTTCGATGCGTTGATTGCCTTTGCCCGCGAACACGATGTGTACATGGCGGTTGTGGGTCCCGAAGCGCCGCTGGCGGCTGGTATTGTGGATGCCTTCCAGCAAGCCGGCGTGCCGATTTTCGGTCCCTCGCAAGCCGCGGCGCAAATCGAAGCCTCGAAAGCGTTTGCCAAAGCCTTCATGGAGCAAACGGGCATTCCCACAGCGGCGCACGCCGCCTTCACCGATTACGACGCGGCACGCGCCTACCTGCGACAACATCCCGCGCCTGTGGTGGTCAAAGCCAGCGGCCTGGCGGCTGGGAAGGGCGTTATCGTGTGTGAAACGCAGGAAGAAGCCGAAGCCGCGTTGCGCATGATAATGGTGGACCGGGCGTTTGGCGCGGCGGGCGATGTGGTGGTCATCGAGGAATTTTTGCAAGGTCCCGAAGTCTCGGTGCTGGCGTTCAGCGATGGGCGTACCGTGAAACGCATGCCCCCCGCCCGCGACCACAAGCGCATTTACGAGGGCGACCGTGGTCCGAACACCGGTGGCATGGGGGCGTTTGCGCCCCCGCCCGACGTAGACGAAGCGTTGCTGGATGAAATCGAAGCCACCATCTTGCGCCCGGCTGTCCAGGGCATGCTGGAACGTGGAACGCCCTACGTGGGCGTGCTCTACGCCGGCTTGATGCTCACGCAGGATGGCCCCAAAGTGCTGGAATTCAACTGCCGCTTTGGCGACCCGGAAACGCAAGCCATCTTGCTTCTGCTGGAAAGCGACCTGCTGGACGTCTTCGAGGCGTGTCTGGCGGGGCGTCTGGATGAAACCAACGTGCAATGGCGCGACGGCGCGGCGGCGACGATTGTGCTGGCGTCGCCGGGCTATCCGGGGGCGTACCCCAAGGGCTTGCCGATTGAAGGCGTCGAGCGGGCGGCGGCGCACGAAAATGTGGTCGTGTTTCACGCCGGCACCGCGCGTGATGAAGCGGGGCGGCTTGTGACCGCCGGCGGGCGTGTGCTCAACATCAGCGCCTACGACGCTGATTTGGAACGCGCCTTGCAGCGTGCATACGCAGCGGTCGAAGAGATTGCGTTTGAAGGTATGCAATACCGGCGCGATATTGGCAAAACGGTTGTTGAAGAGCAATGA